GCTTTCGGTGACGCAAACCTCTTGATCAACTCGGCTGGGGGGTGGTGCGGTGGGCGCGCCAACGGGAGAGAGCCAGGGTGGCGGAGTAGCCGGCCAGGACGATCACGTGGAACAGGTAGAGCCAGAGGAGTACGGCCACGCCGCCGCCGATCTCGTCGAAGCCACCGAACGGCACCCCCAGGTTCAACGGGAGCGAGGCGAACAGCACGAAGCCGTGCAGGAAGCCGGAGAGGTTCGCCGCGGTGAACGACCCGATCGCGAGCGTGGAGAGCCAGTCCGGCGAGGCCGGCCCGACCACCCGGAACACCCACATCAGCACCGGCGTGAGCACCAGCCAGACCCCCAGGAACGACAGCACCACGCCCAGTACGCCGAGCCAGCCGCCCTGCCGTACGAGACGGGTGGTGAGCGGCAGCGCCAGCAGGATCGACAGCAGCAGCGCGGGGGCCGGCGCGAGCAGCGGCAGCAGGAGCAGCCGGCCCCGCCAGCCGACCAGGTGCTCGTCGGAGCGGGAAGCGGCCACCGAGACGAATGCCCGACGCAGACCCTCGCCGTACAGCGACGCGGGCAGCAGTGCGGCCAGCGCCAGCAGCGGGGTCAACTCCACCCCGGCGTTGACCAGCGCGTCCACCGCCCGGGGCGCGCCGATCGCGGTGGGCAGGGCCTCGACGGCGTACGAGGTGAGCCGGCGTACGCGGTCGGCCCCGGCCAGCAGTGCGGTGAGCCAGATCGCCAGCAGGGCGACCGGCACCACCGCGATCGCCCCGTAGAAGGTGATCGCGGCGGCGTGCAGCGACAGGTCCCGCCCGCGCACCGGGCGGAACGCGGCGCTGGTGATCCGCTTCGCCCGATGCCATCCATTGCCCATCGGGATCTCTTTCCCTGTCGTCGGGGCCGTCACTCCTTAAGATCGCCGGTCATGACTGTTCTCACCACCGAACGCCTGATCCTGCGTGATTGGACCGCCGATCCGGCCGATCTGGCCCGGATTTACGACATCTACTCCCGCCCCGAGATCACGCGATGGCTGGGCGTGGCACCCGGGCTGCCGTTGACCGACCCGGGGCAGGCCGCCGACCGTCTGCGGATCTGGCGCGAACGGCATGCCGCCGACCATGGCCGGTACGGCACCTGGGCGATCGAGGTGCGGGACACCGGCCTGGTGGCGGGCACGGTGCTGCTCAAGCCGCTGCCGGGGCGGGACGAGGCGCGGCGTACCGACGACATCGAGGTGGGCTGGCACCTGCACCCGGATTCGTGGGGTCACGGCTACGCCACCGAGGCCGCCCGTGCGGTCATTGGGCGGGAGTTCGCCGCCGGCACCTCGGAGATCTACGCGGTCGTGTCGCCGGGCAACGAGCCGTCGATGGCGGTCTGCCGGCGACTCGGCATGGCGCACGTGGGCCGGCGCACCGACTGGTACGGCGGCGAGGACCTGGAGACCTTCGTCCTGGCGGCGCCAGACGCGTGACCGTTCCAGGATGACCTGACGCAAGATCCGCGCAACTTCGGGGAAGGTGTGGCCTCCGCTCGTCGGGAGGCGGCACCTTCCCCGAAAACTGTGCGGATCCAGACGCGGGGCGGCGGCCCCAGGGTGGGCATGTCCATCAATAATCACCACGGTCGAAGTGTTGACGCTCCCGTAGCACGTCAGTAACCTTTGGTCAAAGTCACGCAAGATTTCGACAAAGGCGTGCACGATTTCGCGCATGCTCCCGGAAGATTCAACGGGCCTCCTGGGGAGGCCCGTTGATGGTCGTACCCATCTGGTGTCCCCGGGTCGAGCGGTGCCCCCGCGCCGCCCGCACCTCGTCTCCTCGGGACGCCTCGACACCGGCCCGCTCCCGTCGGCCGGCGACGCACCGCCGCACACCCCACCCCGTGGTCAAGCCGCCGCGGCAACCGTCCCCCGACGACAAGGACAGTGATGAGACGAACGAATCTGTTCAGGATGGTGGCGGCCACCGCCGCGGCCACGCTGATCGCCACGGCCGGGGCGACCGCCCTCGCGAACCCGGCCGGTGCCGCCCGCCCCGCCGATGCGGCAGCCGCGCCGAGCAGCGGCTTCGCCCCGGCCGCCACCAACCTCGCTCAGGGCCGCCCCACCCAGGAGAGCGGCCACGCCGACGTCTACGACTCGTCGAAGGTCGTCGACGGCAACGCCGGCAGCTACTGGGAGAGCGTCAACAACTCGTTCCCGGAGTGGGTGCAGGTCGACCTCGGCTCATCGCAGAGCGTCAACCAGCTCGTGTTGAAGCTGCCGACCTCCGGTTGGGGGACCCGTACGCAGACGTTGAGCGTGCAGGGCAGCGCCAACGGTTCGTCGTTCACCGACCTGGTCGGGTCGCAGACGTACACCTTCAATCCGGCGAGCGGCAGCACGGTCACGATCAACGTCAGCCAGACCGCTACCCGCTACGTGCGGATCAACATCACCGCCAACAGCGGCTGGCCGGCCGGGCAACTGTCCGAGCTGGAGGTGTACGGCAGCGGCGGCACCACTCCGGACACCACCGCGCCGAGCGTGCCGGGCAACCTCTCGTTCACCCAGTCGGGCACCACCATCAGCCTCAACTGGGTCGCGTCGACCGACAACGCGGGCGGCAGCGGCATCGCCGGCTACGACGTCTATCGCAACGGCGCGTTCCTGCAGTCCATCGGGAACGTGACCACCTTCAACGACACGCAGCCAGCCACGGCGACCGTCTCGTACCACGTCCGGGCCCGTGACGTCGCGGGCAACGTCTCCGGCAACAGCAACACGGTGACCCGCACCGGCAGCGGTGACACCACGGCGCCGAGCGTCCCGGGGACGCTGTCGCACAGCACGTCGGGCAGCACGATCACGCTCAACTGGGGCGCCTCCACCGATTCCGGTGGCAGCGGCCTGGCCGGCTACGACGTCTACCGTGGCGGCAACCTGATCGCGACCCTGGGCACCGTCCTCACCTACCAGGACACCCAGCCGGCGACGGCGACCGTGTCGTACTACGTCCGCGCCCGCGACGGCGCCGGCAACCTGTCCGGCAACAGCAACACGGTGACCCGGACCGGCACCCAGCCTCCGGCCTGCACCAACGTGGCGCAGGGCAAGAGCATGACGGCGAGCGGCTCGACCTTCAGCTTCACCCCGGACAAGGCGAACGACGGTCAGCTCACCACCTACTGGGAAGGCGCGGCGAGCTACCCGCAGAACCTGACCGTGGCGCTGGGCGCGAACCACTCCATCAGCGGCGTCACCGTCAAGCTGAACCCGGACCCGGCCTGGGGCACCCGTACCCAGACCATCCAGGTTCTCGGCCGCGACCAGGCGTCATCCTCGTACACCAGTCTGGTGTCGGCGGCGAGCTACCAGTTCGTCCAGGGCACCAACGTGGTGAGCATCCCGGTCACCGCGACCACGGCGGACGTGCAACTGCGGTTCACCGGCAACACCGGCGCCCCGTCCGGTCAGGTGGCCGAGTTCGAGGTGTGCGGCATCCCGGCACCCAATCCGGACCTGGTCGTCAGCTCGGTGACCTGGTCGCCCACCTCGCCCAGCGAGGTAAGCCCGGTCACGCTCTCGGCCGTGGTCCAGAACATCGGCTCGGCGGCTGCCGGCGCCACCACGGTGAACTTCAGCCTGGCCGGAGCGGTCGTCGGCAGCGCCACGGTGGGCGCGCTCAGCGCGGGCGCCTCGACCACCGTGTCGTTCAACGCCGGTACGCGACCGATGGGCAGCTACGCCGTCTCGGCGGTGGTGGACCCGACGAACACGATCGTCGAGCAGAACAACGGCAACAACAGCTTCACCGCACCGTCGCCGCTGGTGGTCGCGCAGGCTCCCGGGCCTGACCTGCAGGTGCTGAGCATCGCCTCCAACCCGCCGAACCCGGCCGTCGGGGCGTCCGTCACCTTCACCGTGGCGGTCCGCAACCGCGGCACCACCGCGACCGGCGCGACCACCGTCACCCGGTTGGTGGTGGGCAGCACCACGCTCAACACCAACACCGCCTCGATCGCGGCCGGCGCGACGGTCAACGTGGCCGTCACCGGCAGTTGGACCGCCACCAGCGGCGGCGCCACCATCACCGCCACCGCCGACGCCACCAACGCGGTCACCGAGACCAACGAGACCAACAACGCGTTCAGCCAGGCCATCGTGGTCGGGCGTGGGGCGGCCGTCCCGTACGTCTCCTACGAGGCGGAGGCCGGCCGTTACCAGGGCACGCTGCTGGAGCCCGACCCGCTGCGCACCTTCGGCCACACCAACTTCGCCACCGAGTCCTCGGGCCGCAAGTCGGTACGACTCAACAGCACCGGCCAGTTCGTCGAGTTCACCTCGGCCAACCAGGCCAACTCCATCGTGGTACGTAACTCCATCCCGGACGCGCCTGGTGGTGGCGGTATCGAGGCGACCATCAGCCTCTACGTCAACGACGTCTTCTCCCGGAAGCTGACCCTGTCGTCGCGGCACAGCTGGCTCTACGGGAACACCGACGGGCCGGAGGCGCTGACCAACACCCCGCAGGCCGACGCCCGACGGCTGTTCGACGAGTCGAACGCGTTGCTGTCGCAGTCGTACCCGGCGGGCACCCGCTTCAAGTTGCAGCGCGACTCGGGCGACAACGCCTCGTTCTACATCATCGACATGATCGACCTGGAGCAGGTGGCACCGGCGGCGAGCCAGCCGGCCGGCTGCACCTCCATCACGTCGTACGGTGCGGTCCCGAACGACGGACTCGACGACACCGCCGCCATCCAGCGGGCGGTGACCGACGACCAGAACGGCGTCATCAGCTGCGTCTGGATCCCCGCCGGGCAGTGGCGTCAGGAGCAGAAGATCCTGACCGACGACCCGCAGAACCGGGGTACGCACAACCAGGTCGGCATCAGCAACGTCACCATCCGGGGCGCCGGGATGTGGCACTCGCAGCTCTACACGCTGACCGAGCCGCAGAACGTGGTGGGCGGCATCAACCACCCGCACGAGGGCAACTTCGGCTTCGACATCGACAAGAACACCCAGATCTCCGACATCGCCATCTTCGGTTCGGGCCGGATCCGGGGCGGTGACGGCAACGCCGAGGGTGGCGTCGGTCTGAACGGTCGCTTCGGTACGGGCACCCGAATCAGCAACGTCTGGATCGAGCACGCCAACGTGGGTGTCTGGGTCGGCCGCGACTACGACAACATCCCCGACCTCTGGGGGCCGGCCGACGGGCTGGAGTTCACCGGCATGCGGATCCGTGACACCTACGCCGACGGCATCAACTTCAGCAACGGCACGCGCAACTCGCGGGTGTTCAACTCGTCCTTCCGCACCACCGGTGACGACGCCCTCGCCGTCTGGGCCAACCCGTACGTCAAGGACCGCAACGTCGACATCGCCCACGACAACCACTTCGTCAACAACACCATCCAGTTGCCCTGGCGGGCGAACGGCATCGCCATCTACGGCGGCTACGACAACTCGATCGAGAACAACCTGATCTACGACACGATGAACTACCCGGGCATCATGCTGGCGACCGACCACGACCCGCTGCCCTTCTCCGGGACGACGCTGATCGCCAACAACGGGCTCTACCGGGCCGGTGGTGTCTTCTGGAACGAGGACCAGGAGTTCGGTGCCATCACGCTCTTCCCGGCCACCCGGGACATCGTCGGGGTCACGATCCGGGACACCGACATCTACGACTCGACGTACGACGGCATCCAGTTCAAGAACGGCGGCGGCAACATGCCGAACGTCGCCATCACCAATGTGCGGATCGACAAGTCCAACAATGGTGCCGGCATCCTCGCGATGAGCGGCGCGCGCGGCAACGCCAACCTGACCAACGTGACCATCACGAACTCGGGCGACGGCAACATCGTCATCCAGCCCGGTTCGCAGTTCGTCATCAACGGCGGCTAGTCCCCCGCTTGATCAACACGGTTTCCATGAAGTCGGGGTGTCCAGCTGCGGCGGACACCCCGACTTCCTTGAACCCGAGTCGATCATCGCCACCGGACGGCGAGGGCTGAGGCTCCCAGCGGGCGTGCAGCGGGGGTGGGGAACAATGGCCGCGTGACTTCCCCCCGCGACCTCGTCCTGCTCGGGTCCACCGGCTCGATCGGCACGCAGGCCATCGACATCGTCCGGCGCAACCCCGACCGGTTCCGGGTGGTCGCGGTCGGTGCGGGCGGCGGCAACGTCGAGCTGCTCGCCGCGCAGGCCCTGGAGTTGGGCGTCGAGGCGGTCGGGGTGGCCAAGGCGTCCGCCGCACAGGACCTCCAGCTCGCGTTCTACGCCGAGGCGAGCCGGCGCGGTTGGGCCACCGGCGACTTCAAGCTTCCCAAGATCGTGGCCGGCCCCGACGCGATGACCGAGCTGGCGCAGTGGCCGTGCGACGTCGTGCTCAACGGGGTGGTCGGTTCGCTGGGCCTCGCTCCTACGCTGGCCGCGCTGCGTGGTGGTCGTACCCTCGCGTTGGCCAACAAGGAGTCGCTCGTGGCCGGCGGCCCCTTGGTCAAGGCTGCGGTGACGCGGCCGGGGCAGATCGTCCCGGTCGACTCGGAGCACTCGGCGCTGGCCCAGTGCCTGCGCTCCGGGACGCGCGGCGAGGTGCGTCGGCTGATCGTCACGGCCAGCGGCGGCCCGTTCCGGGGCCGCGGCCGTGACGAGTTGACGCAGGTCACACCCGAGCAGGCGCTCGCACACCCGACCTGGAACATGGGGCCGGTCGTCACGATCAACTCGGCGACCATGGTCAACAAGGCTCTTGAGGTGATCGAGGCGCACGAGCTGTTCGACGTGCCCTACGCCGACATCACCGTCATGGTGCACCCGCAGTCGGTGATCCACTCGATGGTCGAGTTCGTCGACGGTTCGACGATCGCCCAGGCCAGCCCACCGGACATGCGGCTGCCGATCGCGTTGGGTATCGGCTGGCCGGACCGGGTGCCCGAGGCCGCCTCCGCCGTCGACTGGACGGCCGCGCACACCTGGGAGTTCGCGCCGCTCGACGACGAGGCGTTCCCGGCCGTCGCGCTGGCCAAGGCCGCCGGGGAAGCCGGGCGCTGCCGTCCGGCGATCTACAACGCGGCCAACGAGGAGTGCGTGGCGGCGTTCGTGGCGGGCCGGCTGCCGTTCCTCGGCATCGTCGACACCCTGGAACGCGTGTTGGAGGACGCTCCAGACTTCGACGAACCAGGTACCGTCGAGGACGTGCTCGCGGCCGAGTCGTGGGCGCGCGCGCATGCGCAGGAGATCATCGCGGGTTCGGTGGAAGGAGCTTGATGTCGTACCTGCTCGGGGTGGTCCTCTTCGCCCTGGCCATCCTCATCTCGGTGAGCCTTCACGAGGCGGGTCACCTGCTGACCGCCAAGGCGTTCGGGATGAAGGTCACGAAGTACTTCGTCGGCTTCGGCCCCACCATCTGGTCGTTCCAGCGGGGTGAGACCGAGTACGGCCTCAAGGGCATCCCCCTCGGCGGCTTCTGCAAGATCGTCG
The window above is part of the Micromonospora sp. LH3U1 genome. Proteins encoded here:
- a CDS encoding YhjD/YihY/BrkB family envelope integrity protein, which encodes MGNGWHRAKRITSAAFRPVRGRDLSLHAAAITFYGAIAVVPVALLAIWLTALLAGADRVRRLTSYAVEALPTAIGAPRAVDALVNAGVELTPLLALAALLPASLYGEGLRRAFVSVAASRSDEHLVGWRGRLLLLPLLAPAPALLLSILLALPLTTRLVRQGGWLGVLGVVLSFLGVWLVLTPVLMWVFRVVGPASPDWLSTLAIGSFTAANLSGFLHGFVLFASLPLNLGVPFGGFDEIGGGVAVLLWLYLFHVIVLAGYSATLALSRWRAHRTTPQPS
- a CDS encoding GNAT family N-acetyltransferase; its protein translation is MTVLTTERLILRDWTADPADLARIYDIYSRPEITRWLGVAPGLPLTDPGQAADRLRIWRERHAADHGRYGTWAIEVRDTGLVAGTVLLKPLPGRDEARRTDDIEVGWHLHPDSWGHGYATEAARAVIGREFAAGTSEIYAVVSPGNEPSMAVCRRLGMAHVGRRTDWYGGEDLETFVLAAPDA
- a CDS encoding CARDB domain-containing protein; this encodes MRRTNLFRMVAATAAATLIATAGATALANPAGAARPADAAAAPSSGFAPAATNLAQGRPTQESGHADVYDSSKVVDGNAGSYWESVNNSFPEWVQVDLGSSQSVNQLVLKLPTSGWGTRTQTLSVQGSANGSSFTDLVGSQTYTFNPASGSTVTINVSQTATRYVRINITANSGWPAGQLSELEVYGSGGTTPDTTAPSVPGNLSFTQSGTTISLNWVASTDNAGGSGIAGYDVYRNGAFLQSIGNVTTFNDTQPATATVSYHVRARDVAGNVSGNSNTVTRTGSGDTTAPSVPGTLSHSTSGSTITLNWGASTDSGGSGLAGYDVYRGGNLIATLGTVLTYQDTQPATATVSYYVRARDGAGNLSGNSNTVTRTGTQPPACTNVAQGKSMTASGSTFSFTPDKANDGQLTTYWEGAASYPQNLTVALGANHSISGVTVKLNPDPAWGTRTQTIQVLGRDQASSSYTSLVSAASYQFVQGTNVVSIPVTATTADVQLRFTGNTGAPSGQVAEFEVCGIPAPNPDLVVSSVTWSPTSPSEVSPVTLSAVVQNIGSAAAGATTVNFSLAGAVVGSATVGALSAGASTTVSFNAGTRPMGSYAVSAVVDPTNTIVEQNNGNNSFTAPSPLVVAQAPGPDLQVLSIASNPPNPAVGASVTFTVAVRNRGTTATGATTVTRLVVGSTTLNTNTASIAAGATVNVAVTGSWTATSGGATITATADATNAVTETNETNNAFSQAIVVGRGAAVPYVSYEAEAGRYQGTLLEPDPLRTFGHTNFATESSGRKSVRLNSTGQFVEFTSANQANSIVVRNSIPDAPGGGGIEATISLYVNDVFSRKLTLSSRHSWLYGNTDGPEALTNTPQADARRLFDESNALLSQSYPAGTRFKLQRDSGDNASFYIIDMIDLEQVAPAASQPAGCTSITSYGAVPNDGLDDTAAIQRAVTDDQNGVISCVWIPAGQWRQEQKILTDDPQNRGTHNQVGISNVTIRGAGMWHSQLYTLTEPQNVVGGINHPHEGNFGFDIDKNTQISDIAIFGSGRIRGGDGNAEGGVGLNGRFGTGTRISNVWIEHANVGVWVGRDYDNIPDLWGPADGLEFTGMRIRDTYADGINFSNGTRNSRVFNSSFRTTGDDALAVWANPYVKDRNVDIAHDNHFVNNTIQLPWRANGIAIYGGYDNSIENNLIYDTMNYPGIMLATDHDPLPFSGTTLIANNGLYRAGGVFWNEDQEFGAITLFPATRDIVGVTIRDTDIYDSTYDGIQFKNGGGNMPNVAITNVRIDKSNNGAGILAMSGARGNANLTNVTITNSGDGNIVIQPGSQFVINGG
- the dxr gene encoding 1-deoxy-D-xylulose-5-phosphate reductoisomerase, whose protein sequence is MTSPRDLVLLGSTGSIGTQAIDIVRRNPDRFRVVAVGAGGGNVELLAAQALELGVEAVGVAKASAAQDLQLAFYAEASRRGWATGDFKLPKIVAGPDAMTELAQWPCDVVLNGVVGSLGLAPTLAALRGGRTLALANKESLVAGGPLVKAAVTRPGQIVPVDSEHSALAQCLRSGTRGEVRRLIVTASGGPFRGRGRDELTQVTPEQALAHPTWNMGPVVTINSATMVNKALEVIEAHELFDVPYADITVMVHPQSVIHSMVEFVDGSTIAQASPPDMRLPIALGIGWPDRVPEAASAVDWTAAHTWEFAPLDDEAFPAVALAKAAGEAGRCRPAIYNAANEECVAAFVAGRLPFLGIVDTLERVLEDAPDFDEPGTVEDVLAAESWARAHAQEIIAGSVEGA